Genomic DNA from Haloplanus aerogenes:
CCGTGGAACGGACAGTGCTGGTCGGAGCAGGCCTCCTCCGGTTCGGTTACGTTCAGTCCTATCGCCATGTGGATACACCTGCCTTCTCGGTTCGCAAGGCGGGTCGTGAGAGCAGTCGTGTGCCATCCACCGTAACGTAGGCCACGTCCTCGCAACCGTCAGACTGACCAGTTCGGCTGGCAGTTTCCGACGGAAGTTTGGGCGCGGTCCCCGACGCCTTCGCGGCGTCGGCGGCTTCATCTGTGCACGGAAGGGCAAATTCGACGGTCGTCCCCTGTTTGGGGAGTTGCCACACCCGATCCCCATCGCTCAGCGTCAGCGTCCGCATCGTCTCGCTAACGACGCGGCCGCTGATCCCGACGGCGTCGGGATTGGTCGACTCGACGACCCGCGCGTGCAGGCCGACGAGTTCGTGTCTGAGCAGGGTCTCGGGTGTGAGCGCCATCAGATATCGCCCTCTTCGCGCTGGATCGTCTTGATCCGCGCGATCGTCTTTTTCAGTTCGCCGACGCGCGACGGGTTCTCCGGCATCCCGCCAGCGGCCTGGACGGCCTTGGCGTTCAGCAGTTCCGTCTCGAGGTCCTCGAGTTCCGCCTCGCGTTCGGCGGGCGTCATGTCGCGGATCTCTTCGGTGTGCAGGATCGCCATCTACGCGTCCTCCTCTTCGTCGTCTTCGTCGGCGGCTTCCATCTCTTCGACGAGATCGGCCGCCTCGTCCATCGTCTCTTCGTCGACGTCCTCGTCGAGGTCCTCGGCCTCGTCCTCCTCGTCGGCCTCCGCGTCAGCCGCCGCCTCGGACGGACCGCCTTCCTCGTCGGGGAGTTCCTCCTCGACGACTTCCTCGACGATCTCCTCGTCGAGACTCTCCTCGATGTCTTCGGGCGTCTCGGTCGGCACTTCGACTTCCTCGCCCTCGCCGACGTC
This window encodes:
- a CDS encoding ribonuclease P protein component 1, yielding MALTPETLLRHELVGLHARVVESTNPDAVGISGRVVSETMRTLTLSDGDRVWQLPKQGTTVEFALPCTDEAADAAKASGTAPKLPSETASRTGQSDGCEDVAYVTVDGTRLLSRPALRTEKAGVSTWR
- the rpmC gene encoding 50S ribosomal protein L29, whose amino-acid sequence is MAILHTEEIRDMTPAEREAELEDLETELLNAKAVQAAGGMPENPSRVGELKKTIARIKTIQREEGDI